The Coccidioides posadasii str. Silveira chromosome 3, complete sequence genome contains a region encoding:
- a CDS encoding uncharacterized protein (EggNog:ENOG410PMA2~COG:E~BUSCO:6552at33183), producing the protein MASTPLPSREGRPVLRHSSLSGGSFILDHQQYKPSPSGPSGFSNLLRSTGNVLTAPLVLNGSLSQGKDARVKESGIVHSIFSNSLSSLPADTPKLVATIFYKASQPVHPHIHPDSSRQPHSLRDLPAPSVPEGSAPTQNVEELPREPPPQEPEPLDHLYGPYVSQLCLTNFLQIMEDLSTPYHRMSSSHRCLDSEDQPRVVEVTICPPPSPDYLSFDDMRKHEFIWRFEREWNVEVVLQQESVFRRHKRLAVFDMDSTLIKQEVIDEIARFIGVEKEVSEITARAMNGELDFSASLKARVSLLKGVPADVFEKLKSIITIAPGARELCRALKRLGFKMAVLSGGFQPLAEWLAKELSLDYAFANHLVSDDSTQTLSGTLSPNHPIIDATQKRNLLRTIAADNDIQISQTLAVGDGANDLLMLNEAGLGVAWRAKSKVQMEAPTRLNGESLVDILYLMGLSERDIKELIKE; encoded by the exons ATGGCGAGCACTCCCCTCCCTTCCCGCGAGGGACGCCCCGTATTACGGCATAGCTCGCTGTCTGGCGGCTCTTTCATCCTGGACCACCAACAATACAAGCCATCTCCCTCGGGACCCTCCGGTTTCAGCAACCTCCTGCGCAGCACTGGAAATGTTCTTACGGCCCCACTTGTTCTCAATGGCAGCCTGTCACAGGGCAAGGACGCGCGAGTCAAGGAGAGTGGGATCGTGCATTCGATTTTTAGCAACTCGCTCAGCTCCTTGCCCGCAGATACACCCAAGCTGGTTGCCACGATATTCTACAAGGCCTCGCAGCCAGTGCACCCGCATATCCACCCGGATTCCTCTAGGCAGCCACACTCTCTCCGGGATTTACCAGCCCCGTCCGTGCCCGAAGGCTCTGCCCCGACGCAGAATGTCGAAGAGCTTCCACGCGAGCCCCCGCCACAGGAACCCGAGCCTCTGGATCATCTGTACGGCCCGTATGTGTCGCAATTATGTCTTACCAATTTCCTGCAGATTATGGAGGATCTCTCCACCCCGTATCACCGCATGAGCAGCTCGCATAGATGTCTTGATAGCGAAGATCAGCCACGCGTGGTCGAGGTCACAATCTGCCCGCCGCCCAGTCCAGATTATCTATCCTTTGATGATATGCGCAAGCATGAGTTTATATGGAGATTTGAACGCGAATGGAACGTTGAAGTAGTCCTCCAACAGGAATCAGTGTTTAGGCGCCATAAGCGGCTCGCCGTGTTTGATATGGATAGCACTCTAATAAAACAGGAAGTTATTGATGAAATCGCCAGGTTTATCGGTGTGGAGAAAGAAGTTTCA GAAATCACTGCACGCGCCATGAATGGCGAACTCGATTTCTCGGCCTCTCTGAAAGCGAGAGTTAGCTTGCTCAAAGGAGTTCCAGCCGACGTATTCGAGAAACTAAAATCTATTATTACGATCGCACCCGGTGCCCGTGAACTCTGCCGTGCGTTGAAAAGGCTCGGGTTCAAGATGGCGGTGTTGAGTGGCGGTTTTCAGCCGTTGGCCGAGTGGCTTGCAAAGGAACTCAGCCTTGACTATGCATTCGCGAACCAC CTCGTGTCCGACGACTCCACCCAAACTCTCTCAGGCACATTGTCTCCCAACCACCCAATCATCGATGCTACGCAAAAGAGGAACCTCCTACGCACAATTGCTGCTGACAACGATATACAGATATCGCAGACGTTGGCAGTAGGAGATGGCGCCAATGACCTGCTCATGCTTAATGAGGCGGGGTTGGGGGTGGCCTGGCGCGCCAAGAGCAAGGTGCAAATGGAGGCACCAACGCGACTGAATGGAGAAAGTTTAGTTGACATCTTATATCTGATGGGTCTAAGTGAAAGAGATATTAAGGAGCTGATTAAGGAGTAA